A DNA window from Chryseobacterium sp. MEBOG06 contains the following coding sequences:
- a CDS encoding glycosyltransferase family 2 protein — MNNNISLLIGLKNNLEYSKSCYYSIRENYPDTEIVLVSYGSSDGTHIWLDSLQDENLVCFFSEEEKTLSDTYNKAIEISTKDYICFLHNDMVIGRDFLSSLEKALSKNKVVYYKVIEPPVFASDKRLWKEIKDFGSDFETFQFDRFFQFENNRIKQKGEYTNDVSFFLAAKKDVLVKINGLDPLFKPMFCEDDDLILRLKMSGEKTFVCPDAIVYHFVSKTSRFSEEFQNKTKKIEENSLRNFIRKWGFTNQSKTKKKLQYGLILDNPTDETVRELEIFVDHIYSDYNASKYIENEQNNTKFNLNGKFKGKNTPVTDDIIIKFDAKKLSDKNRSTFRNLADCIEDKKNSEKNIFQKFFGKPNCFKINNLRVELKQHKSYEQQLIIRKNV; from the coding sequence ATGAATAATAATATTTCGCTTTTAATCGGACTGAAAAATAATCTTGAATATTCAAAGAGTTGTTATTATTCAATAAGAGAAAATTATCCTGATACTGAAATTGTTCTTGTAAGCTATGGAAGTTCAGACGGAACTCACATATGGCTTGATTCTTTACAAGATGAAAATCTTGTCTGTTTTTTTAGTGAAGAAGAAAAAACACTTTCAGATACTTATAACAAAGCAATAGAAATTTCTACCAAAGATTATATTTGTTTTTTACATAATGATATGGTTATTGGCCGAGATTTTTTGTCCTCGCTTGAGAAAGCTTTATCAAAAAATAAAGTGGTATATTACAAAGTAATTGAACCGCCTGTTTTTGCTTCAGATAAAAGGCTGTGGAAAGAAATTAAGGATTTTGGAAGCGACTTTGAAACCTTTCAGTTTGATCGTTTTTTTCAATTTGAAAATAATAGGATAAAACAAAAAGGAGAATATACTAATGATGTAAGCTTCTTTCTGGCAGCAAAAAAAGATGTTCTGGTAAAAATAAATGGACTAGATCCTCTTTTTAAACCCATGTTTTGTGAAGATGATGATTTAATTCTGAGGCTGAAGATGTCAGGAGAAAAAACCTTTGTATGTCCAGATGCTATTGTTTATCATTTTGTAAGTAAGACCTCTCGGTTTTCTGAGGAATTTCAGAACAAAACCAAAAAGATCGAAGAAAACTCTTTACGTAATTTTATACGGAAATGGGGATTTACTAATCAGTCTAAAACTAAAAAGAAACTGCAGTATGGTTTGATTTTGGATAACCCTACTGATGAAACAGTCAGAGAACTGGAGATATTTGTTGATCATATTTATTCGGACTATAACGCTTCGAAGTATATAGAAAATGAACAAAATAATACCAAATTTAATTTAAATGGCAAATTTAAAGGTAAAAACACTCCAGTTACTGATGATATTATCATAAAATTCGATGCTAAAAAACTTTCTGATAAAAACCGATCTACCTTCAGGAATCTTGCAGATTGTATTGAAGACAAAAAGAATTCGGAAAAGAATATTTTTCAGAAGTTTTTTGGAAAACCAAATTGTTTTAAAATTAATAATCTTAGGGTAGAGTTAAAGCAGCATAAGTCTTATGAACAACAACTTATAATCAGAAAAAATGTTTGA
- a CDS encoding glycosyltransferase, translating into MKKKLLYFMPDNPISGKAGNTTRLNQMLSYFNNFESVAVTFVSLRDWGMWKKEEVKIFSEKYPNVELILLDKKYKHEFFKYFFLYKLPYFFKKNPIDLTSWILRKEFAEIVNPRHYDNIIISYATWGEIISNVQPESNFIIDTHDFITAQNSNKCNKIGKLFQYEINILKKYDEIWTYSKEEEYIFGQFTNKKVEYLPIPFPQKPLTPLKHDYKYDVVYVASNNPHNVNSIHWFLENVLHYLKDNIKIHIIGKVGKEIKKEYPNVVIYGMVDDLQEFYENARITICPMLSGTGVKIKVLESLSNNLPVVTNTRGVDGLSQKNDNGCLVTDDAKEFAEYIEKLLANDELYDALRYKAHEFIKNNHSLEKEIVFFKNKFS; encoded by the coding sequence TTGAAAAAGAAACTTTTGTATTTTATGCCTGATAATCCAATATCCGGAAAAGCAGGAAATACGACTAGACTCAATCAGATGCTTTCTTATTTTAATAATTTTGAGAGTGTTGCAGTAACATTTGTATCATTAAGAGACTGGGGGATGTGGAAAAAAGAAGAAGTGAAAATTTTTTCTGAAAAATACCCTAATGTTGAATTAATCCTTTTAGATAAAAAGTATAAACACGAATTTTTTAAATATTTTTTCCTTTACAAATTACCTTATTTTTTCAAGAAAAATCCAATTGATTTGACAAGTTGGATTTTGAGGAAAGAATTCGCAGAAATTGTTAATCCCCGTCATTATGATAATATAATCATCAGCTATGCCACTTGGGGAGAGATTATCAGTAATGTACAGCCCGAATCAAACTTTATTATTGATACCCATGACTTTATTACTGCTCAAAATAGTAATAAATGTAATAAAATTGGGAAATTATTTCAGTATGAAATTAATATTTTAAAGAAGTATGATGAGATCTGGACCTATTCTAAAGAAGAAGAATATATATTCGGACAATTTACCAATAAAAAGGTAGAATATTTACCAATTCCTTTTCCTCAAAAACCACTTACTCCTTTAAAGCACGATTACAAATATGACGTTGTGTATGTAGCGAGTAACAATCCACATAATGTTAATAGCATTCATTGGTTTTTAGAAAATGTTTTGCACTATTTAAAAGACAATATTAAAATTCATATTATTGGAAAAGTAGGAAAGGAAATTAAGAAAGAATACCCTAATGTAGTTATCTATGGAATGGTTGATGACTTGCAGGAATTTTATGAGAATGCAAGAATAACAATTTGTCCAATGCTGAGTGGAACAGGCGTTAAAATTAAAGTGCTGGAATCTTTGAGCAATAATTTACCTGTTGTGACCAATACCCGCGGAGTGGATGGTCTTTCACAGAAAAATGATAATGGCTGTCTGGTAACAGACGATGCCAAAGAATTCGCTGAATATATTGAAAAGCTTTTGGCGAATGATGAATTATATGATGCTTTAAGGTATAAAGCACATGAGTTTATTAAG
- a CDS encoding glycosyltransferase family 4 protein produces MKIKLIFDVEVIGNAYKINQTGIFRVAYELFRRFVSQKEIELFYSNFNFNNHKETHSKIDRFLSDHQLVLKKANNCERIKFIPFRKEKPFRKLYNKLGIFDYKISYNQDIHEAQIYHSLYYPIHKSLEEFPHLRKIVTIHDLIPILFPEYNDNTQLLKNTIESIGRNNYAICVSENTRKDLLEFAPYLDPKKVFVSRLAASPDIFYPSLDKENNTLIKEKYNLPEKYILSLSTLEPRKNIDHLIRSFVKMITKYDVKDLCLVLVGSKGWQYDKIFEEYENAKELKERIIITGRIPDEDLAAVYSQANSFYYMSLYEGFGLPPLEAMQCGVATVTSNTSSLPEVVGEAGILLDPKDEDALSEVIWTLYNNDEYRVEYARKAILRAKEFSWEKAVEEHINIYNEILQ; encoded by the coding sequence ATGAAGATAAAACTTATTTTTGACGTTGAAGTTATTGGGAATGCCTATAAGATTAATCAAACCGGAATATTCAGAGTGGCTTATGAATTGTTTAGGCGCTTTGTTTCCCAGAAAGAAATAGAACTTTTTTATTCCAATTTTAACTTTAATAATCATAAAGAAACTCACTCTAAAATTGATCGTTTTCTTTCTGATCATCAGCTGGTGCTTAAGAAAGCCAATAATTGTGAAAGAATTAAGTTTATACCCTTTAGAAAAGAAAAACCTTTCAGAAAATTATACAATAAATTAGGAATATTTGATTATAAAATAAGTTATAATCAAGACATTCACGAAGCTCAGATTTATCATTCTTTATATTATCCTATTCATAAGAGCTTAGAAGAATTTCCTCACCTTAGAAAAATTGTTACAATTCATGATTTGATTCCGATTTTATTTCCTGAGTATAATGACAACACACAGCTTTTGAAAAATACGATTGAGAGTATCGGAAGAAATAATTATGCCATATGCGTTTCTGAAAATACAAGAAAAGATTTACTGGAGTTTGCTCCCTATTTAGACCCTAAAAAAGTTTTTGTGAGTAGGCTTGCTGCTTCTCCGGATATATTTTATCCATCTCTAGATAAAGAAAATAATACTTTAATAAAGGAAAAATATAATCTTCCTGAAAAATATATATTAAGTTTAAGTACATTAGAACCGCGTAAGAATATAGATCATTTAATCAGATCATTTGTTAAGATGATTACCAAGTATGATGTCAAAGACTTGTGTCTGGTATTAGTAGGTTCGAAAGGCTGGCAGTATGATAAAATCTTTGAAGAATATGAAAATGCCAAAGAACTAAAAGAACGAATTATCATTACAGGAAGAATTCCTGATGAAGATTTGGCCGCGGTATACAGCCAGGCTAATTCCTTTTATTATATGTCGCTTTACGAAGGATTTGGGCTTCCTCCGCTTGAAGCAATGCAGTGTGGTGTAGCAACAGTTACCTCCAATACTTCTTCTCTTCCTGAAGTGGTAGGAGAAGCTGGCATACTACTTGATCCAAAAGATGAAGATGCTTTATCGGAAGTGATCTGGACATTATACAACAATGATGAATACAGGGTAGAGTATGCCCGGAAAGCTATTTTGAGGGCTAAAGAGTTTTCCTGGGAAAAAGCAGTGGAAGAGCATATTAATATTTATAATGAGATATTGCAATAG
- a CDS encoding acetyl-CoA carboxylase carboxyltransferase subunit alpha — protein MEYLSFELPIKELMDQYQTCSLVGEESGVDVKLACSQIEDKILEKKKEIYGNLTPWQRVQLSRHPDRPYTLDYIKGMADKGSFLELHGDRNFADDPAMIGGLITLDGQKVMIIGTQKGRTTKERQYRRFGMPNPEGYRKALRLMKLAEKFNIPVVTLVDTPGAYPGLEAEERGQGEAIARNIFEMVQLKTPIFTYIIGEGASGGALGIGVGNKVYMLENTWYTVIAPESCSSILWRNWDHKEDAANALNLTPQDALREKFIDGIIEEPLGGAQYDQETTYLNLKNSILQNIKAFSKFTGHELETQRQDKFIAMGQYK, from the coding sequence ATGGAATATTTAAGTTTCGAACTTCCTATCAAAGAATTGATGGATCAATACCAGACGTGTTCTTTAGTAGGAGAGGAAAGTGGTGTTGATGTAAAATTAGCATGCAGCCAGATTGAGGACAAGATTTTAGAAAAGAAAAAAGAAATCTATGGAAATCTTACACCTTGGCAAAGAGTACAACTGTCCCGCCATCCGGATCGTCCTTATACACTGGACTACATTAAAGGAATGGCAGACAAGGGCAGTTTCTTAGAACTTCACGGAGACAGAAATTTCGCTGATGATCCGGCAATGATTGGAGGATTGATTACCCTTGATGGTCAGAAAGTAATGATCATAGGTACTCAAAAAGGAAGAACAACTAAAGAGAGACAGTACAGAAGATTTGGAATGCCAAATCCTGAAGGATACAGAAAAGCGTTACGACTAATGAAGCTTGCTGAAAAATTCAATATCCCTGTAGTAACTTTAGTAGATACCCCGGGGGCTTATCCAGGATTGGAAGCTGAAGAGAGAGGACAGGGAGAAGCTATTGCAAGAAACATTTTTGAAATGGTTCAGCTAAAAACTCCGATCTTCACTTATATCATTGGAGAAGGAGCCAGTGGTGGAGCATTAGGAATAGGGGTAGGAAATAAAGTATATATGTTGGAAAATACATGGTATACGGTAATCGCACCAGAAAGCTGCTCTTCTATCTTATGGAGAAACTGGGATCACAAGGAGGATGCAGCCAATGCACTTAACCTTACTCCACAGGATGCTTTAAGAGAAAAGTTTATCGACGGAATCATAGAAGAACCACTTGGAGGTGCTCAGTATGATCAGGAGACAACTTACTTAAACCTGAAAAATTCTATTTTACAAAATATCAAAGCTTTCTCCAAATTTACAGGACATG
- the gltX gene encoding glutamate--tRNA ligase, with protein sequence MEKVRVRFAPSPTGPLHLGGVRTALYDYLFAKNQGGEFVLRIEDTDTARYVEGAEEYIEEALEWCGIIPDESPKKGGKFAPYRQSERRDIYDRYVEQILKTDYAYLAFDTPEELDAMRAEFEAKGDVFSYDNKTRNRLRNSLALSEEEVQKLLDEKTPYVIRFKMPVDRVLNLEDIIRGKFSVNTNTLDDKVLVKNDGMPTYHFANIVDDHEMEISHVIRGEEWLPSLGLHTLLYEAMKWEAPQFAHLSLILKPEGKGKLSKRDGDKFGFPVFPLDFKDPVTGIISKGYRENGYLPDAFINMVALLGWSPADDKEILPLEEMIKEFDLHKVHKAGARFSKEKSEWFNHQYIQLKSDEEILQIMRNTDVDLSNASDEKLLKVIHLMKERATFPKDIYENGKFFFEAPISYDEKASKKAWNNETSAILGELASIFESTDFAAETLKQAMHDFAEKKGLGMGKVMMPLRLSLVGELKGPDVPDIMETIGKEETTSRINNAINNFK encoded by the coding sequence ATGGAGAAAGTAAGAGTACGTTTTGCTCCAAGTCCTACCGGACCTTTACATTTGGGAGGCGTAAGAACCGCATTATATGATTATCTTTTTGCGAAAAATCAAGGCGGAGAATTTGTATTAAGAATTGAAGATACAGATACTGCAAGATATGTGGAAGGAGCTGAAGAATATATTGAAGAAGCATTGGAATGGTGCGGAATCATCCCTGATGAAAGTCCTAAAAAAGGAGGGAAATTTGCTCCTTACAGACAATCTGAAAGAAGAGACATCTATGACAGATATGTAGAGCAGATCCTGAAAACAGATTATGCTTACCTGGCATTTGATACGCCTGAAGAGCTGGATGCTATGCGTGCAGAGTTTGAAGCTAAAGGTGATGTTTTCTCATATGATAATAAAACCAGAAACAGACTCAGAAACAGCCTTGCTCTTTCTGAGGAAGAAGTTCAGAAGTTACTGGATGAAAAAACACCCTATGTTATACGTTTCAAAATGCCTGTAGACAGAGTATTGAACCTTGAAGATATTATCCGCGGTAAATTCTCTGTCAATACAAATACATTAGATGATAAGGTTTTGGTAAAAAATGACGGAATGCCGACTTATCATTTTGCCAACATCGTTGATGACCACGAAATGGAAATATCTCACGTTATCCGTGGTGAAGAATGGCTTCCATCTTTAGGTTTACACACTTTATTATATGAAGCAATGAAGTGGGAAGCACCACAATTTGCACACCTTTCTTTAATTTTAAAACCTGAAGGAAAAGGAAAATTGAGCAAAAGAGACGGTGATAAGTTCGGGTTCCCAGTATTCCCTCTTGATTTTAAAGATCCTGTGACAGGAATCATTTCTAAAGGATATAGAGAAAACGGATATCTTCCTGATGCTTTTATCAATATGGTTGCCCTATTAGGATGGTCTCCTGCTGATGATAAAGAAATTCTTCCTTTAGAAGAGATGATCAAAGAATTTGATCTTCATAAAGTACACAAGGCAGGAGCAAGATTCAGTAAAGAGAAATCTGAATGGTTTAACCATCAATATATTCAGTTGAAATCTGATGAGGAAATTCTTCAGATCATGAGAAATACCGATGTTGATCTTTCCAATGCTTCAGACGAAAAGCTTTTAAAGGTAATTCACCTGATGAAAGAAAGAGCAACTTTCCCAAAAGATATCTATGAAAACGGAAAATTTTTCTTTGAAGCGCCAATTTCTTATGATGAAAAAGCATCAAAAAAAGCTTGGAATAATGAAACCTCCGCTATCTTGGGTGAGCTAGCTTCAATTTTTGAGTCTACAGACTTCGCTGCTGAGACATTGAAGCAGGCTATGCATGATTTTGCTGAAAAGAAAGGTTTAGGAATGGGGAAAGTAATGATGCCTCTGCGATTATCTTTAGTAGGAGAACTAAAGGGACCAGACGTTCCGGATATCATGGAAACCATTGGTAAAGAGGAAACTACCTCCAGAATAAACAATGCAATAAATAATTTTAAATAA
- a CDS encoding glycosyltransferase produces MFDFFKPITITYGITVCNEYQELKLLLDVLFPLIDKNDEILILRDVTNPDQKVGELLEAYRSKVNVIEAKLNGDFATFKNTLIKNAKSRYLFQIDADEYPKEKLIKDLKWFLFRNRKADCFLIPRVNIVNGITNEYLEKWNWKKDKNNYINFPDFQTRLFKLNKNICWQNKIHEVLINYTRKKELPTENDDYCLVHIKEMERQKKQNAFYDTL; encoded by the coding sequence ATGTTTGATTTTTTTAAACCGATAACGATTACTTACGGAATTACAGTTTGTAATGAATACCAAGAGCTAAAGCTGCTTTTAGATGTGCTGTTTCCACTAATTGATAAAAATGACGAGATTCTTATCTTACGGGATGTAACTAATCCAGATCAGAAAGTCGGGGAGCTGCTGGAAGCTTATCGCTCCAAAGTAAATGTTATAGAAGCTAAGCTAAATGGTGATTTTGCAACCTTTAAAAATACGCTTATTAAAAATGCAAAGTCCCGGTATCTTTTTCAGATAGACGCTGATGAATACCCGAAAGAAAAACTGATTAAAGATCTCAAATGGTTTTTATTTAGAAACAGAAAGGCGGATTGTTTTCTTATTCCAAGGGTAAATATTGTCAATGGTATTACCAATGAATATCTTGAAAAATGGAACTGGAAAAAAGATAAGAATAATTATATTAACTTTCCGGACTTTCAAACCAGACTGTTTAAACTAAATAAAAATATCTGTTGGCAGAATAAAATTCATGAAGTATTGATTAACTATACCAGAAAGAAAGAACTGCCAACCGAAAATGATGATTATTGTCTGGTTCATATCAAAGAAATGGAAAGACAAAAAAAGCAAAATGCTTTTTATGATACTTTATAA